AATTGATTCTAATACTATTTCGGCAGGAGAAGACAATCTTTTTATATTGCTTACTGCCATTATTTCACTGAAATATTATTATGAAGCTACAGCTCTTTCACATGAGGTAACCAGTATACTTTTAGTAGATGAGATCGACGCAACATTACACCCCTCTATTTTATATAAACTTTTAAAGCTCTTCGAAGACTACTCAAATAGATACAAGATACAAATTATATGTACTTCTCATAGTCTGTCCTTAATTGAGTTCGCCCTAGCAAGAAAATATAATGTTATTTATTTATTAGATAATATTGAAAGCGTTTTTAATATGGAAACGCCTGATATATACAAAATAAAGATGTACCTTCACAACATCTCTGAAAATGAAATATACTTAGGGAAGAAAATCCCTGTATTTACAGAAGACGAAGAAGCTAAAACATTCCTAAAGATTCTTTTTGAGTATTTAGCAGAAAACGAAGAAACTCAATCATTTGAAGCAATTAGAAATTACTTTCATTTAGTGGAAGCTTGCTTAGGAGCAAAGGATTTAAAGAACATATTTAATGATAACTATTTGCTTAAATCTACATTGCAATCGATCTGCATATTAGACGGAGATCAAAACGGTTCTGCTGGAATGAATCAAAATATAATCTGCTTGCCAGGGGAAAAATCACCTGAAAAAATGGCAATGACATATGCCATTCAACTCTATGAAAATAACGATTCCTTTTTTGCAGATAATGGAACCCCTGTAAACTTAGGCTACACTAGACTTTATTTTAGAGAGAACATTCTCCATGATATTGGCAATATTCAAACTACGATAAATGAACATAGAGCTGGAGGCAAAAGCATACATGGGGTAGAAAGAGCGTTAAACAAAAAAGTATTTTCGAGACATGAAACCTTTTTTAATTTAATTTTTAGACACTGGCTACATGATGATAATAACAGAGCCCAAATACTAACATTTTATGATAATTTAATCTCTATGTATAAGAAAACCGCACCTTTTCACGGATTAAATCCAAACAAAATAGAAAGAATTAATGCATTATCAAGAACAAGGTAGACACAAAACGACCAAACGTCCACGCTCTTTTCAAAGGAAATAAGTACTGGCCAAAATTTTACATTTCATATATGATGTTCGTGATTAATTTTTTAGGAAGGTGGTTACTTGGCCTTTTACACACCCCTTCGCTATCCTGGAGGGAAACGCAAACTTATTAAGTTCATGAAAAATCTTTTAGAGGTTAACAATCTCAAAGGATGCCACTATATCGAACCCTATGCCGGGGGTGCCGGACTTGCTCTCCAATTACTTTTTGAAGAGCACGCTTCTTGTATTCATATAAATGACCTAAACGCTTCAATATACAGTTTCTGGCATGCTGTCTTGAATAATACAGATAACTTTTGCCGCTTAGTACAAGACACTCCTATTACCATTGGAGAGTGGCATAGACAAAAGGCTATTCAATCTCATGCAGAAGATCTTTCTGGTTCTCTAGAGCTTGCTTTCTCAACGTTCTTTCTTAATCGAACAAACCGTTCAGGTATCATTAAGGGCGGTGTTATTGGAGGGAAAAATCAATCTGGGGAATGGAAGTTAAATGCACGCTTCCAAAAAAAGAATCTCATTAATCGCATCCAAAGAATTGCAAATCGAAGAGATCAAATAACCCTTTCCCGCATGGATGCGGTAGAGCTCCTTAAAACATTTAAACATAAGAAGGATTCTGAACCTTATTTTTTCTATTTAGACCCCCCATATTATGAAAAAGGTGCCGGACTTTACGACAATTTTTATCAGCCAGAAGATCATGCTATGTTGTCTAATTACATTCATAAACTAAAATACCCGTGGATTATATCTTATGACAACGTTCCTGAAGTTCGTAAGCTTTATAGCAACTATCGGGCAATTACATATTCCCTTAACTATACAGCGCAGATAAAAGAAGTTGGCCATGAATTTATGGCTTTTTCTAA
This region of Aminobacterium colombiense DSM 12261 genomic DNA includes:
- a CDS encoding ATP-dependent nuclease, producing MVKQIDIRKYRKMEDLSLVFSQGINILSGTNGTCKTSLLHIVSNSFQEVNKGCPWVTDASCLTAIKKVNKLINPKIETLTKGDKTYNDPANQVKGTLFTVEYYDHPSLEFRKHNSKANNRYAIKPYYGKNRGDTLPFCPVIYLGLGRLFPFGEFQNDEAIRGVKGELPSTYQDEIKTFYEDFTGISIESSSPQQMGDFKTRADFISDVEGIDSNTISAGEDNLFILLTAIISLKYYYEATALSHEVTSILLVDEIDATLHPSILYKLLKLFEDYSNRYKIQIICTSHSLSLIEFALARKYNVIYLLDNIESVFNMETPDIYKIKMYLHNISENEIYLGKKIPVFTEDEEAKTFLKILFEYLAENEETQSFEAIRNYFHLVEACLGAKDLKNIFNDNYLLKSTLQSICILDGDQNGSAGMNQNIICLPGEKSPEKMAMTYAIQLYENNDSFFADNGTPVNLGYTRLYFRENILHDIGNIQTTINEHRAGGKSIHGVERALNKKVFSRHETFFNLIFRHWLHDDNNRAQILTFYDNLISMYKKTAPFHGLNPNKIERINALSRTR
- a CDS encoding DNA adenine methylase, whose translation is MAFYTPLRYPGGKRKLIKFMKNLLEVNNLKGCHYIEPYAGGAGLALQLLFEEHASCIHINDLNASIYSFWHAVLNNTDNFCRLVQDTPITIGEWHRQKAIQSHAEDLSGSLELAFSTFFLNRTNRSGIIKGGVIGGKNQSGEWKLNARFQKKNLINRIQRIANRRDQITLSRMDAVELLKTFKHKKDSEPYFFYLDPPYYEKGAGLYDNFYQPEDHAMLSNYIHKLKYPWIISYDNVPEVRKLYSNYRAITYSLNYTAQIKEVGHEFMAFSNGLTLPNDIRQKESSFGCMRNVIAANHCN